DNA from Myxococcaceae bacterium JPH2:
AGTCGAGGAGGCGCCGCGAGAACAGGCCGCGCGCGTCCAACCACTCCAGCGCCGCGCTCCCGAAGCGCAGGTGCTCCAGATAGTCGAGCGCGTCCTCGAGTCCCGCCGCCAGCAGGTAGTTGCGGCGCGGGGGCAGCACTCGGACGAAGAGGCTGAAGGTGGCGGAGGCTTCCATTCCCTCGGCGAGGTAGGCGTCCGCCATCGTCAGTTCATACAGGTCCAGCAGCAGCGCGGTGTCTTCCTCCATGGGACTCCTTCATGCGGTGGCTCCAGCCGCGCCCCCTTGCGTCGCGGAGGCCACCCAGCGCTCCAGGTCCGGGCGGGGCAGCACGCCACTGCGGCGCGCCACCTCGCGACCTCCCGCGTACACGATGAACGTGGGGATGCCGCGCACGTTCAGCTCCGAGCCCGCGGCGGGGTGGGCCTCCGTGTTGAGCTTGAGCACGAGCAGCTTGCCGGGATTCGCTCGGCCGACCTCGTCGAGGATGGGGCCCGCCACGCGACAGGGGCCACACCAGGGGGCCCACAGGTCGAGCAGCACCGGCACCGGTGAGGACGCGATGGCTCGGTGCAGTCCGTCGCCGTCCACCTCTTGCGGCGCTCCGGACAGGTCGAGCGGTCGCTGAC
Protein-coding regions in this window:
- a CDS encoding thiol reductase thioredoxin yields the protein MFRCAACGAFNRVPEPPPPGAPTCGRCQRPLDLSGAPQEVDGDGLHRAIASSPVPVLLDLWAPWCGPCRVAGPILDEVGRANPGKLLVLKLNTEAHPAAGSELNVRGIPTFIVYAGGREVARRSGVLPRPDLERWVASATQGGAAGATA